The sequence below is a genomic window from Fluoribacter dumoffii NY 23.
GGAAGCGGATTAGGCGTCTCTTTATTTCTTATTTTGTGGCATAGGCGCGAGGTATTTTTTCATCTTCGACTAGGCAGCAGTTTGACTGATTTTTCTCAAGGGACCCAACAATTTTTTGAGCGTGCCAAATTATTTCATATCCAGGGAAAGCATGCTTCAGCACAATTGAATTATTATCTAACGCGACAAGCTACTGCCTTGGCTTTAGATGATTGTTTTTATCTCATGGGTTGGATAGCTCTCATTTTATTGTTTTTTCTGATTTTTTCTTATTGGGTAAGGATATTTATGTTCACAGATAAAAACAAAGATCTGGAAGTAATTTCGCCTGGGTGAATTAAGAATCTCGTGATGAATTCTTTTAACCCGGGGCTACGCTCCCCGGACTAAAAATATAAGGAAGGGATGATTAAAATTTATTCCATCTTGCGCCATGTGGTCCCATTGGGTCCATCTTCCAGTTCAATCCCTCGTTTTAACAAGTCTGCTCTTATTTGGTCAGCTCGTCCCCAGTTTTTATCAGCACGGGCTTGAAGTCGTTCAGCAATTAACTCTTCTATTTCTGTTTTGTCCTCTTCGGCAAAACCCGATTGTAAAAAAGATGCGGGATCTTCTTGTAATATACCCATTATCCCTGCTAAATACTTCAGTGTATTTGCCAGAATGACAGAGCGGGATTTATTGATTTCATGACTCAGTTGAAATAAAACAGACAATGCGACAGGAGTATTAAAATCGTCGTTCATCGCTTGATTAAATTCACTGATCCAGTGGTTATCCATTTCACCATCCGGGATAACCTGGCTGTCTTTTAAAGCCTGATATAAGCGAGCTAATGCTTTCCTGGAATTAAGCAGATTTTCTTCGGAGTAATTTAAGGAACTACGATAATGACTGCTTAAGAGAAAATAGCGTACCACTTCAGGATGGTGCTTGGCCAAAACATCAGCTATTGTATAAAAATTCCCTAATGATTTGGACATTTTTTCGTTATTGACTTGCAGCATTCCTACATGCAGCCAATAATTGGCAAAAGGTTTTTCAGTAGCGGCTTCACTTTGAGCTATTTCATTCTCATGATGTGGGAATTGCAGATCCAGCCCTCCACCATGAATATCAAACTGCTCTCCCAATTCACCCATAGCCATCGCAGAACATTCAATATGCCAACCTGGACGTCCTTCACCCCAAGGTGATGGCCAACTTGGTTCACCCTGTTTTG
It includes:
- the cysS gene encoding cysteine--tRNA ligase, with the protein product MLHLFNSLTRKKEPFVSISPGKIGIYVCGITVYDHCHIGHARSMVSFDVIVRYLRSQGYDVKYVRNITDIDDKIIARAHERAIPIDDLTAQYIAAMNEDTKALNILPPDVEPRATEHIESIIRLIERLLEKGNAYLSDNGDVCYQVDSFADYGKLSHKDLEGLVAGARVEVVKEKRSPLDFVLWKKAKQGEPSWPSPWGEGRPGWHIECSAMAMGELGEQFDIHGGGLDLQFPHHENEIAQSEAATEKPFANYWLHVGMLQVNNEKMSKSLGNFYTIADVLAKHHPEVVRYFLLSSHYRSSLNYSEENLLNSRKALARLYQALKDSQVIPDGEMDNHWISEFNQAMNDDFNTPVALSVLFQLSHEINKSRSVILANTLKYLAGIMGILQEDPASFLQSGFAEEDKTEIEELIAERLQARADKNWGRADQIRADLLKRGIELEDGPNGTTWRKME